A window of Helicoverpa armigera isolate CAAS_96S chromosome 30, ASM3070526v1, whole genome shotgun sequence contains these coding sequences:
- the LOC110380101 gene encoding translocon-associated protein subunit delta, with translation MVTKYAFCLLAIASVALGQGCTNPQVEASSFTSLDATVVTQIAYITEFTLKCDNPLPENYALYAEVEGKPLTAARVGENRYQVSWTEEPAKARSGTHEVLILDEEGWASLRRARRADPAASVAPLIAIQLHHPGSYSGPWVNSEVLATALSILVAYTALRNKSKILA, from the exons atggTCACAAAATACGCGTTCTGTTTGCTCGCCATCGCGTCTGTAGCTTTAGGACAAGGCTGCACAAACCCACAAGTTGAGGCTTCATCTTTCACAAGCTTAGATGCCACAGTCGTGACACAAATAGCATATATTACAGAGTTTACGCTAAAATGCGACAATCCTCTGCCTGAAAACTACGCATTGTACGCTGAAGTTGAAGGAAAGCCCTTGACCGCGGCCCGTGTTGGCGAAAACAGATACCAG GTGTCATGGACCGAAGAGCCAGCTAAGGCTCGCTCCGGTACCCATGAGGTGCTCATTTTAGACGAGGAAGGTTGGGCGTCTCTCCGCCGCGCCCGCCGTGCCGACCCTGCCGCGTCTGTCGCTCCCTTGATCGCTATTCAGCTACATCACCCTGGCA GTTACTCCGGTCCCTGGGTTAACTCGGAAGTGTTGGCGACTGCTCTCTCGATCCTGGTAGCTTACACGGCACTCCGCAACAAGAGCAAAATCTTAGCCTAA
- the LOC110380112 gene encoding cytochrome c oxidase assembly factor 4 homolog, mitochondrial, with translation MTVKPRERPADPDDDPVESMLKKTGCLELHYKVQECIATTKDWRKCQTEVNDFRDCINKHKKPEEVKS, from the exons ATGACTGTAAAACCTCGAGAAAGACCTGCGGACCCAGACGATGATCCCGTAGAGAGTATGTTAAAGAAAACAGGCTGCTTGGAACTACATTATAAAGTACAG GAATGTATAGCAACCACAAAGGACTGGAGGAAATGTCAGACAGAAGTGAATGATTTTCGAGATTGtattaacaaacacaaaaaacctGAAGaagtaaaaagttaa